Proteins encoded in a region of the Pseudomonas putida genome:
- a CDS encoding aromatic/alkene/methane monooxygenase hydroxylase/oxygenase subunit alpha, which yields MAAKRLNQKDKYRCLTRDLGWEPSYQSKEDIYPYERFEGIKITDWDKWEDPFRLTMDAYWKYQAEKEKKLYAIFDAFAQNNGHQNISDARYVNALKLFLSGVTPLEYQAYQGFARVGRHFGGAGARVACQMQAIDELRHVQTQVHAMSHYNKHFNGLHDFAHMHDRVWFLSVPKSFFEDARTAGPFEFLTAISFSFEYVLTNLLFVPFMSGAAFNGDMATVTFGFSAQSDEARHMTLGLEVIKFLLEQHEDNVPIVQRWIDKWFWRGYRLLTLVGMMMDYMLPNKVMSWAEAWEVYFEEAGGALFKDLERYGIRPPKYVEQTTIGKEHISHQAWSIFYQYSQATNFHTWIPTDEELDWLSAKYPDTFDRYYRPRYEHWRELQARGERFYNPTLPMLCQICQIPLAFTEPDAPTQLSHRSLVHEGERYHFCSDGCCDIFAFEPDKYVQAWLPVHQILQGNCGGGDVESVVRDYYNITPGQDNFEYQGSPEQQRWQALQGAERKVV from the coding sequence ATGGCCGCCAAGCGCCTCAACCAGAAAGACAAGTACCGCTGCCTGACCCGTGACCTGGGCTGGGAGCCGAGCTACCAGAGCAAGGAAGACATCTACCCCTACGAGCGGTTCGAAGGCATCAAGATCACCGACTGGGACAAGTGGGAAGACCCGTTCCGCCTGACCATGGACGCCTACTGGAAGTACCAGGCCGAAAAAGAAAAGAAGCTGTACGCCATCTTCGATGCCTTTGCCCAGAACAACGGCCACCAGAACATTTCCGACGCCCGTTATGTCAACGCCCTGAAGTTGTTCCTGAGTGGCGTCACACCCCTGGAGTACCAGGCCTATCAGGGCTTTGCCCGGGTTGGCCGGCACTTTGGCGGTGCCGGCGCACGGGTGGCCTGCCAGATGCAGGCCATCGACGAGCTGCGCCACGTGCAGACCCAGGTGCACGCCATGAGCCACTACAACAAGCACTTCAACGGCCTGCATGACTTTGCCCACATGCACGACCGGGTGTGGTTCCTGTCGGTGCCCAAGTCGTTCTTCGAGGATGCCCGCACGGCGGGCCCGTTCGAGTTCCTTACCGCTATTTCGTTCTCGTTCGAGTACGTGCTGACCAACCTGCTGTTCGTGCCATTCATGTCGGGTGCGGCATTCAACGGCGACATGGCCACGGTCACCTTCGGTTTCTCGGCGCAGTCCGATGAAGCCCGGCACATGACCCTGGGCCTGGAGGTGATCAAGTTCCTGCTGGAGCAGCACGAGGACAACGTGCCTATCGTGCAACGCTGGATCGACAAGTGGTTCTGGCGCGGCTACCGGCTGCTGACCTTGGTCGGCATGATGATGGACTACATGCTGCCAAACAAAGTGATGTCCTGGGCCGAAGCCTGGGAGGTGTATTTCGAGGAGGCCGGCGGCGCGCTGTTCAAGGACCTGGAACGCTATGGCATTCGCCCGCCGAAATACGTCGAGCAGACCACCATCGGCAAAGAGCACATCAGCCACCAGGCCTGGTCGATCTTCTACCAGTACAGCCAGGCCACCAACTTCCACACCTGGATCCCTACCGACGAAGAACTGGACTGGCTGTCGGCCAAGTACCCGGACACCTTCGACCGCTACTACCGCCCGCGCTACGAGCATTGGCGCGAATTGCAGGCGCGCGGTGAGCGCTTCTACAACCCGACGCTGCCGATGCTGTGCCAGATCTGCCAGATCCCGCTGGCCTTCACCGAGCCGGATGCGCCGACGCAACTGAGCCACCGTAGCCTGGTGCACGAGGGCGAGCGCTACCACTTCTGCTCCGATGGTTGCTGCGACATCTTCGCCTTCGAGCCGGACAAGTACGTGCAGGCCTGGTTGCCGGTGCACCAGATCCTGCAGGGCAACTGCGGGGGCGGCGATGTCGAGTCGGTGGTGCGCGACTACTACAACATCACCCCCGGCCAGGACAACTTCGAGTACCAGGGCTCGCCC
- a CDS encoding MmoB/DmpM family protein, translated as MTSLVYIAFQDNDSARYIVEAITQDNPHAQVQHQPAMIRVQAEGRLEIHRATVEDKLGREWDVQEMLIDVITLGGNVEEDEDCFALHWN; from the coding sequence ATGACTTCCCTCGTTTATATCGCCTTCCAGGACAACGACAGCGCCCGCTACATCGTCGAGGCCATCACCCAGGACAACCCCCATGCCCAGGTGCAGCACCAGCCGGCGATGATCCGCGTGCAGGCCGAAGGGCGCCTGGAAATTCACCGCGCCACGGTGGAAGACAAGCTTGGCCGTGAATGGGACGTGCAGGAAATGCTGATCGACGTGATCACCCTCGGCGGCAACGTCGAGGAAGACGAAGACTGCTTCGCCCTGCACTGGAACTGA
- a CDS encoding aromatic/alkene monooxygenase hydroxylase subunit beta, whose product MSIEIKTATVEPIRQTFSHTRRRFGDKPASRYQEASFDIEAASNFHYRPLWQPDKLLNDPSRTAVQMADWYAVSDPRQYYYGTYVQARARMQENAEHSFAFCEKRELLTSLPAETRALIARLLLPLRHAELGANMNNSGIAADAFGTSVTQMHMFHAMDRLAIAQYLSRMGLLLEDDGLALLAEAKQRWLDEPAWQGLRRYVEDSLVLRDWFELSLAQNLVSDGLLYPLLFEHFDAQLVAAGAGQLGMLTEFMRLWFAESQRWVDALVKTVVAESPHNRQLIEGWVSQWRGRAVQALLPLAEAGPGRDALDACDSAFGARLKKLGLSGDAA is encoded by the coding sequence ATGAGTATCGAGATCAAGACGGCCACGGTCGAGCCGATCCGCCAGACCTTCAGCCACACCCGCCGCCGTTTCGGTGACAAGCCGGCCAGCCGTTATCAGGAAGCCAGCTTCGACATCGAAGCCGCCAGCAACTTCCACTACCGCCCGCTGTGGCAGCCCGACAAGCTGCTCAACGACCCCAGCCGCACTGCCGTGCAAATGGCCGACTGGTACGCCGTCAGCGACCCGCGCCAGTATTACTACGGCACCTACGTGCAGGCCCGGGCCCGCATGCAGGAAAACGCCGAGCACAGTTTTGCCTTCTGCGAAAAACGCGAACTGCTGACCAGCCTGCCTGCCGAAACCCGCGCCCTGATCGCGCGCCTGTTGCTACCGCTGCGCCATGCCGAACTGGGCGCCAACATGAACAACAGTGGCATTGCCGCCGACGCGTTCGGCACCAGCGTCACCCAGATGCACATGTTCCACGCCATGGACCGCCTGGCCATTGCCCAATATCTGTCGCGCATGGGGCTGTTGCTGGAGGACGACGGCCTGGCACTGCTGGCCGAAGCCAAGCAGCGCTGGCTGGACGAGCCAGCCTGGCAAGGGCTGCGCCGTTACGTGGAGGACAGCCTGGTGCTGCGCGATTGGTTCGAGCTGAGCCTGGCGCAGAACCTGGTCAGCGATGGCCTGCTGTACCCGCTGTTGTTCGAGCACTTCGACGCGCAATTGGTGGCCGCCGGGGCAGGGCAGCTGGGCATGCTCACCGAGTTCATGCGCCTGTGGTTCGCCGAGAGCCAGCGCTGGGTCGATGCCCTGGTCAAGACCGTGGTTGCCGAAAGCCCGCACAACCGTCAGTTGATCGAGGGCTGGGTCAGCCAATGGCGCGGCCGCGCCGTGCAAGCGCTGCTGCCACTGGCCGAGGCCGGCCCCGGCCGCGACGCGCTGGATGCCTGTGACAGTGCCTTCGGCGCACGCCTGAAAAAACTCGGCCTCAGTGGAGATGCCGCATGA
- a CDS encoding phenol hydroxylase subunit, protein MTSATPSFEQMPRYVRVRSEPDAAFVEFDFAIGYPDLFVELVLPRTAFASFCASNRVRHMDAAMAAAVDADMQKWRYGESRDADE, encoded by the coding sequence ATGACCTCAGCCACCCCTTCTTTCGAACAGATGCCGCGCTACGTCCGCGTACGCAGCGAACCGGATGCGGCCTTTGTCGAGTTCGACTTCGCCATCGGTTACCCGGACCTGTTCGTCGAACTGGTCCTGCCGCGCACTGCCTTCGCCAGCTTCTGCGCCAGCAACCGAGTGCGCCACATGGATGCCGCGATGGCCGCTGCCGTCGATGCCGACATGCAGAAGTGGCGCTATGGCGAAAGCCGCGACGCGGACGAGTGA
- a CDS encoding sigma 54-interacting transcriptional regulator yields the protein MITQYRAPEPAPALKDLTERVRFEGTEGKIWLDEQRMLLVQAATMASMRRELIEMLGEERAKGFFLRLGYQSGLKDAELARKLRPNGNPVEMFFIGPQLHSLKGMVKVRPQQLEIDLDNGHFYADIEWQDSFEVENCQSEGLHSEQPVCWMLLGYAISYSSFFLGRQVLYKEVSCRGCGGSECRIIGKPVEQWDDAETFLRYFQSDPVIDELQSLQVQVANLRQRLQYESGQFYGIGQSAVYRRCCALTDKVAPGKASVLLLGETGVGKEVIARSLHLRSERAGAAFVALNCATIPPDLIEAELFGVEKGAYTGAQQARMGRFERANGGTLFLDEIVELTPRAQASLLRVLQEGELERVGDSRTRPVDVRVIAATHENLEQAVKDGRFRADLFYRLNVFPVHIPALRERREDIPLLIEHFLGRLHQSYGKKTRGLSDRALQVCLQYDWPGNIRELENLMERGVIITDENQSIGLDALFPHEPPAIDSIGLGSDGRLVAASDQAAPGWVAQILDSGTGLDAVEDALMQEAMQRCGQNVSEAARLLGVTRPALAYRLKKAPDKP from the coding sequence ATGATTACCCAGTACAGGGCGCCTGAACCTGCACCGGCGCTGAAAGACCTGACCGAGCGGGTACGGTTCGAAGGCACCGAAGGCAAGATCTGGCTGGACGAACAACGCATGCTGCTGGTGCAAGCTGCGACCATGGCCAGCATGCGTCGCGAGCTGATCGAAATGCTCGGCGAAGAACGGGCCAAAGGCTTCTTCCTACGCCTGGGCTACCAGTCAGGCCTGAAGGACGCCGAGCTTGCCCGCAAGCTGCGGCCCAACGGCAACCCGGTGGAAATGTTCTTCATCGGCCCGCAACTGCACTCGCTCAAAGGCATGGTCAAGGTGCGCCCGCAGCAACTGGAAATCGACCTGGACAACGGCCACTTCTACGCCGACATCGAGTGGCAGGATTCCTTCGAGGTGGAAAACTGCCAGTCAGAAGGCCTGCATTCCGAACAGCCGGTGTGCTGGATGCTGCTGGGCTATGCCATCAGCTACAGCTCGTTCTTCCTTGGCCGCCAGGTGCTGTACAAGGAGGTCAGCTGCCGCGGTTGCGGTGGCAGCGAATGCCGCATCATCGGCAAGCCGGTGGAGCAATGGGACGATGCCGAAACCTTCTTGCGCTACTTCCAGAGCGACCCGGTGATCGACGAGCTGCAATCGCTGCAAGTGCAAGTAGCCAACCTGCGCCAGCGCCTGCAATACGAGTCAGGGCAGTTCTACGGCATTGGCCAGTCGGCGGTTTACCGGCGCTGCTGCGCGCTCACCGACAAGGTCGCCCCAGGCAAGGCCTCGGTATTGCTGCTGGGTGAAACCGGGGTGGGCAAGGAAGTGATCGCCCGCAGCCTGCACCTGCGCAGTGAGCGTGCCGGCGCGGCATTCGTCGCGCTGAACTGCGCGACCATCCCGCCAGACCTGATCGAAGCCGAGCTGTTCGGCGTCGAGAAAGGCGCCTACACCGGCGCCCAGCAGGCTCGCATGGGGCGCTTCGAGCGGGCCAACGGCGGCACGCTGTTCCTGGACGAGATCGTCGAGTTAACCCCGCGAGCCCAGGCCAGCCTGCTGCGCGTGCTGCAGGAGGGCGAACTGGAGCGGGTGGGCGACAGCCGTACGCGGCCGGTGGACGTGCGGGTGATCGCTGCCACCCACGAGAACCTCGAACAGGCGGTCAAGGACGGGCGCTTCCGTGCCGACCTGTTCTACCGGCTTAACGTGTTCCCCGTGCACATTCCGGCGCTGCGTGAGCGCCGCGAAGACATCCCGCTGCTGATCGAGCACTTTCTCGGCCGCCTGCACCAAAGCTACGGCAAGAAAACCCGTGGCCTGAGCGACCGAGCGCTGCAGGTGTGCTTGCAATACGACTGGCCAGGCAACATCCGCGAATTGGAAAACCTGATGGAGCGCGGCGTGATCATCACCGACGAGAACCAGAGCATCGGCCTGGACGCGCTGTTCCCGCATGAGCCGCCGGCTATCGACAGCATCGGCCTGGGTAGCGATGGCCGGCTGGTCGCGGCCAGTGACCAGGCTGCGCCTGGCTGGGTGGCGCAGATTCTCGACAGCGGTACTGGCCTGGATGCCGTCGAAGACGCGCTGATGCAGGAAGCCATGCAGCGCTGCGGGCAGAATGTTTCTGAAGCCGCGCGCCTGCTCGGCGTAACCCGCCCTGCCCTTGCCTATCGGCTGAAGAAAGCCCCCGACAAGCCTTGA
- a CDS encoding amino acid adenylation domain-containing protein — protein MRLEYRAEQPIHQAFLKQASRCPDATAIIAQHTTCSYTQLEQISQGIAAFLVENAASGADRVVIVASRSAALVYAMLGCLRAGLAFTVADAAYPAVRIKQIVSTLKPAVVLRCGEATVDAGQFIVAAEPEAPTAAQQAFPRQPVALPAVSPEQPAYITFTSGSTGEPKGIVTHHAPLVHFIDWHVQQHGFTQADTFSLLSGLGHDPVYRDVFTPLSIGATLACPAQSTLTDPSRLASWIHQHGVSVIHLTPPLGKLIETGAHMNSQVFDQLRYLFWGGDALSPAQYQQVRAIAPNAVNVNFYGTTETPQAMAFHTLEPEAVDARVPLGKGIADAQLLVVNPANQLVSEGETGEILIRSPYLSLGYWNDPALTEAKFIANPFTGSASDRCYRTGDLGTYLADGSASFLGRGDSQVKIRGHRIELAEIENAITRQPHIGQCVVVANQDGGATRLVAYCVAQQATRADELRQALAGQLPDYMVPALFVFLDALPLTPNGKVDKRALPAPFDDSANQVLSPLAEKLSTAWARILQVPRLDARLSFVELGGDSISFVQASRVLEALIGHLPERWETLPVCQLAELSAPPKGAWRVMEMPVFVRMLAIILIVVGHLSEFDHWLIVGETSVLFLVSGISLARFQLKAIEARGDARTLLRSLAAIVVPTLLYTALIQLVFDRLHWQSLLLVSNWFPASEVSLFNYWYIEVLVQMIVIIGLLLSIRRVRRVVVADPFRCLIIAACALVALDVLINQFVFDASALLHRVPQHFLAVMVLGMAVHHADTTARKWVASAVAVLVVGELDLMAVAGVGWEAFTRYVDIALPAMLALIWFRSVPVPALVARAGAVIASSTLFIYLTHFQFQSVADHVSRHPLFEVALALAGGVLVAYCWNTLIRLLFTRRNKHNPARGADPAERATSA, from the coding sequence CTGCGCCTGGAGTACCGTGCCGAGCAGCCGATTCATCAGGCTTTTCTCAAGCAAGCCAGCCGCTGCCCGGATGCCACTGCCATCATTGCCCAGCACACCACCTGCAGCTACACCCAACTGGAGCAGATCAGTCAGGGCATTGCCGCATTTTTGGTAGAAAACGCTGCCAGCGGCGCCGATCGTGTGGTCATCGTCGCCAGCCGAAGCGCTGCGCTGGTGTACGCCATGCTCGGCTGCCTGCGCGCCGGCCTGGCCTTCACCGTGGCCGACGCCGCCTACCCCGCCGTGCGCATCAAGCAAATCGTCAGCACCCTGAAGCCTGCCGTGGTCCTGCGCTGCGGCGAGGCAACCGTGGACGCCGGCCAGTTCATTGTCGCTGCGGAGCCAGAAGCCCCCACTGCAGCACAGCAAGCCTTCCCTCGCCAACCTGTCGCGCTGCCCGCTGTCAGCCCCGAGCAACCGGCCTACATCACCTTCACCTCGGGCAGCACCGGCGAGCCCAAGGGCATCGTCACCCACCACGCGCCGTTGGTGCACTTCATCGACTGGCATGTGCAACAGCATGGCTTCACCCAAGCTGACACCTTCTCGCTGCTTTCCGGCCTGGGTCATGACCCGGTGTACCGCGACGTGTTCACACCACTGTCGATCGGCGCGACCCTCGCCTGCCCGGCCCAGTCGACCTTGACCGACCCCTCACGGCTGGCCAGCTGGATTCACCAGCACGGCGTGAGCGTGATCCACCTCACCCCACCACTGGGCAAACTGATCGAAACCGGCGCACACATGAATAGCCAGGTGTTCGACCAGCTGCGCTACCTGTTCTGGGGCGGTGATGCGCTCAGCCCGGCGCAGTACCAGCAGGTGCGCGCCATCGCACCGAATGCCGTCAATGTGAACTTCTACGGCACCACCGAAACCCCGCAAGCCATGGCTTTCCATACCCTCGAACCGGAGGCGGTCGATGCCCGCGTACCCTTGGGCAAAGGCATTGCCGATGCGCAGTTGCTGGTGGTCAACCCGGCCAACCAGTTGGTCAGCGAAGGTGAAACCGGCGAAATCCTGATCCGCAGCCCGTACCTGTCGCTGGGCTACTGGAACGACCCGGCACTGACCGAGGCCAAGTTCATCGCCAACCCGTTCACCGGCAGTGCAAGCGACCGCTGTTATCGCACCGGTGACCTGGGCACCTACCTGGCCGATGGCAGCGCCAGTTTTCTGGGGCGCGGTGACAGCCAGGTGAAAATCCGCGGCCATCGCATCGAGCTGGCGGAAATCGAGAACGCCATCACCCGTCAACCGCACATCGGGCAATGCGTGGTGGTGGCCAACCAGGATGGCGGGGCGACCCGCCTGGTTGCCTATTGCGTCGCACAGCAGGCTACCCGGGCTGACGAGCTGCGCCAGGCGCTCGCCGGCCAGTTGCCGGACTATATGGTGCCGGCGCTGTTCGTGTTCCTGGATGCCCTACCGCTCACGCCCAACGGCAAGGTCGACAAACGCGCCCTGCCTGCCCCCTTCGACGACAGTGCCAACCAAGTGTTGTCCCCGCTGGCCGAAAAGCTCAGCACGGCCTGGGCACGCATTCTCCAGGTGCCGCGCCTGGACGCCAGGTTGAGCTTTGTCGAGCTGGGTGGCGACTCGATATCTTTCGTGCAGGCCTCGCGGGTGTTGGAAGCGCTGATCGGCCACCTGCCAGAGCGCTGGGAAACCCTGCCAGTGTGCCAACTGGCCGAGCTGAGTGCGCCGCCCAAGGGCGCGTGGCGGGTGATGGAAATGCCGGTGTTCGTGCGCATGCTCGCCATCATCCTGATTGTGGTTGGCCACCTGAGCGAATTCGACCACTGGCTGATCGTCGGTGAAACCTCGGTATTGTTCCTGGTTTCCGGCATCAGCCTGGCACGCTTTCAGCTCAAGGCCATCGAAGCACGTGGTGATGCACGCACGCTGCTCAGGTCGTTGGCAGCCATCGTGGTGCCGACGCTGTTGTACACAGCACTGATCCAGCTGGTGTTCGACCGGTTGCACTGGCAATCGCTGCTGCTGGTGTCCAACTGGTTCCCGGCCAGCGAGGTCAGCCTGTTCAACTACTGGTACATCGAAGTGCTGGTGCAGATGATCGTGATCATTGGCCTGCTGCTGTCGATCAGGCGCGTGCGCCGGGTCGTCGTGGCCGACCCGTTCCGCTGCCTGATCATCGCGGCCTGTGCGCTGGTGGCGCTGGATGTGCTCATCAACCAGTTCGTATTCGACGCCAGTGCCCTGCTCCACCGGGTACCGCAGCACTTCCTGGCGGTGATGGTGCTGGGCATGGCCGTGCACCACGCCGACACCACCGCACGTAAATGGGTGGCCAGCGCAGTAGCCGTGCTGGTGGTCGGCGAGCTGGACCTGATGGCGGTGGCCGGTGTTGGCTGGGAAGCGTTCACGCGCTATGTCGACATCGCCCTGCCGGCGATGCTGGCGCTGATCTGGTTTCGCTCGGTGCCGGTCCCGGCCCTGGTTGCCCGGGCAGGCGCCGTGATCGCCTCTTCAACCTTGTTTATCTACCTGACGCATTTCCAGTTCCAGTCCGTGGCGGACCATGTGTCCAGGCACCCGCTGTTCGAGGTGGCCCTGGCACTCGCTGGTGGGGTGCTGGTGGCCTATTGCTGGAATACCCTGATACGTCTGCTGTTTACCCGCAGAAACAAGCACAACCCGGCACGCGGAGCAGACCCTGCCGAGCGCGCCACCTCAGCCTGA
- a CDS encoding sigma-70 family RNA polymerase sigma factor: protein MSTPDVAFTSQVSQLYRAQSKWLHNWLKPRVNCSHLAADLVQDVFVRVMSAADAAVKLEAVREPKGYLATIARRLMIDHLRRVHLERAWLQVLAEQPEALDISPEQRLALLQTLFELDAMLASLGPKVREAFLLSQIDGMPYKQIAAQLGISEVSVRRYVAKAAEHCMIYSLGLGL from the coding sequence ATGAGCACCCCGGACGTAGCGTTCACTTCTCAAGTCAGCCAGCTATACCGGGCCCAGAGCAAATGGCTGCATAACTGGCTTAAACCGCGAGTCAACTGCAGCCACCTGGCCGCAGACCTCGTTCAGGATGTGTTCGTGCGCGTCATGTCTGCCGCCGACGCTGCGGTAAAACTCGAAGCCGTGCGCGAACCCAAAGGTTACCTGGCAACCATCGCACGCCGTCTGATGATCGACCACCTGCGCCGCGTGCACCTGGAACGGGCCTGGCTGCAGGTGCTCGCCGAGCAACCCGAAGCACTGGATATCTCCCCCGAGCAACGCCTGGCCCTGCTGCAAACCCTGTTCGAACTCGACGCCATGCTGGCCTCGCTCGGGCCCAAGGTGCGCGAGGCATTTCTGCTTTCGCAGATCGATGGCATGCCCTACAAGCAAATCGCCGCGCAGCTGGGCATTTCCGAAGTCAGTGTGCGCCGTTACGTTGCCAAAGCGGCCGAGCACTGCATGATCTACAGCCTTGGCCTAGGCCTGTGA
- a CDS encoding DUF4880 domain-containing protein, protein MSVHLDAEQRASLRQAAHWFSQLNSGDVQASDYSAWQLWLNATPVNSWAWQQAERLQTRMAASENPLRHACWRWRHTAGTPAGGGWSRPAWCFWAAVL, encoded by the coding sequence GTGAGCGTGCACCTGGATGCCGAGCAGCGGGCTTCGTTGCGCCAGGCTGCGCACTGGTTCAGCCAGCTCAACAGCGGTGACGTGCAGGCCAGTGACTATTCAGCCTGGCAGCTGTGGCTGAATGCGACACCCGTCAATAGCTGGGCCTGGCAGCAGGCCGAGCGGCTGCAAACGCGCATGGCAGCAAGCGAAAACCCGCTTCGGCACGCGTGCTGGCGCTGGCGGCACACGGCCGGCACGCCAGCCGGCGGCGGGTGGTCAAGGCCGGCTTGGTGCTTCTGGGCGGCGGTGCTCTGA
- a CDS encoding FecR domain-containing protein: MLLGGGALSLGGYREVKQSAWLADVRTGVGEQRSLLLNNGTAVVLNTASATDVGDLREAPWLRLRQGELMVTVPARQTCKVVTRNGTIEAGESRFAVRLFEDSSSLEVFAQQAQVKLASGQTLQLASGQRCQFNEQGFSSVEAVALAADAWGQGLLIANDQRLDTFIANLSRYRPGWLRCAQSVAGLRISGTYKLSDTDQILRALATSLPVQVQARTRYWVTVTAV, from the coding sequence GTGCTTCTGGGCGGCGGTGCTCTGAGCCTGGGTGGCTACCGGGAGGTGAAGCAGTCTGCGTGGCTGGCAGACGTGCGTACCGGCGTAGGCGAACAGCGTTCGCTACTGCTGAACAATGGCACTGCGGTGGTCCTCAACACTGCCTCGGCAACGGATGTAGGTGACCTGCGCGAAGCGCCGTGGCTGCGCCTGCGCCAAGGTGAGTTGATGGTAACGGTGCCGGCACGCCAGACCTGTAAAGTCGTTACCCGTAACGGCACCATCGAGGCCGGCGAAAGCCGCTTTGCCGTGCGGCTGTTCGAAGACAGCAGCAGCCTTGAGGTGTTCGCCCAGCAGGCACAGGTGAAGCTGGCTTCGGGCCAAACCCTTCAGCTAGCGAGCGGCCAGCGTTGCCAGTTCAACGAACAGGGCTTCTCCTCGGTGGAAGCTGTCGCGCTGGCAGCTGATGCCTGGGGCCAGGGTTTGCTGATTGCCAACGATCAGCGCCTGGACACGTTCATCGCCAACCTTTCACGCTACCGCCCGGGCTGGCTGCGCTGCGCGCAGTCGGTGGCAGGCCTACGCATCAGCGGCACCTACAAGCTGAGTGATACCGACCAGATTCTGCGGGCACTGGCCACGTCCCTGCCGGTGCAGGTGCAAGCGCGCACACGCTACTGGGTAACGGTCACGGCGGTGTAA